The Manis javanica isolate MJ-LG chromosome 4, MJ_LKY, whole genome shotgun sequence genome contains a region encoding:
- the LOC140849174 gene encoding serine/threonine-protein kinase TAO1-like: MSSEEKKFQQRIQAEQQKELNSLLKSQRREHKLRKEQLKEELNENKSTPRKEKQEWLSSQKQNIQHFQEEEKTNLLQHQKRYLELQCRCLKRKLLLGSHNLEQDLLREELNKRQAQKDLEHAMLLRQHESTQELEFRHLNTVQKMRCELMRLQHQAELTDQLERNKRRERELRRKHVMQARQQPKSLKPHLDEAQEAECQALKTQLQQELELLTELQSKIKMQAEAQHGQELRELKRRVSFRKALLKQQMEDEILTFQNECTERIRSLLECRAKEMKAFKSESEGLGFRNDLSNLAPEAFSQTPPGAPHRGHPIGGLPQAWGHPIQGGSPAMQVTLLSQCMGYPEVAVWEFAIAFGF; encoded by the exons ATGTCCAGTGAGGAGAAAAAATTTCAACAACGTATTCAGGCTGAGCAGCAGAAAGAACTGAATAGCCTTTTGAAGTCCCAGAGGAGAGAACACAAACTTCGAAAGGAACAACTTAAGgag gagctgaatgaaaacaagagcaccccaagaaaagaaaaacaggaatggctTTCAAGCCAGAAACAGAACATACAGCATTTCCAAGAAGAGGAGAAGACCAATCTTCTTCAACATCAGAAACGGTACCTAGAGCTGCAATGCCGTTGCTTGAAAAGAAAGTTGCTACTTGGGAGCCATAACTTGGAGCAGGACCTTCTCAGGGAG gaattaaataaaaggcaGGCTCAAAAGGACTTAGAGCATGCAATGCTACTGCGACAGCATGAATCCACGCAAGAACTGGAGTTCCGCCACCTCAACACAGTGCAGAAGATGCGCTGTGAGTTGATGAGACTGCAGCATCAAGCCGAGCTCACTGACCAGCTGGAGCGTAATAAGCGGAGAGAGCGAGAACTAAGGCGGAAGCACGTCATGCAGGCTCGACAGCAGCCTAAGAGTCTGAAG ccgCATTTGGATGAAGCGCAGGAGGCAGAGTGCCAGGCTTTGAAAAcgcagctgcagcaggaactggagctgTTGACTGAACTTCAGAGCAAGATCAAAATGCAGGCTGAGGCACAACACGGTCAAGAGCTTCGGGAGCTGAAACGGAGGGTCTCCTTCCGCAAGGCACTCTTAAAACAACAG ATGGAAGATGAGATATTGACATTTCAGAATGAGTGCACTGAAAGAATACGAAGCCTGCTGGAGTGTCGAGCAAAAGAGATGAAAGCTTTCAAATCTGAAAGCGAGGGACTGGGTTTTAGAAATGACCTTTCTAACCTTGCCCCTGAGGCATTCAGCCAAACACCCCCCGGAGCTCCTCACAGGGGGCATCCCATAGGAGGGCTACCACAAGCCTGGGGCCATCCAATACAAGGTGGGTCTCCAGCCATGCAGGTCACCCTTCTGAGCCAATGCATGGGGTACCCCGAGGTAGCAGTATGGGAGTTCGCAATAGCCTTCGGGTTCTGA